A stretch of Lathyrus oleraceus cultivar Zhongwan6 chromosome 6, CAAS_Psat_ZW6_1.0, whole genome shotgun sequence DNA encodes these proteins:
- the LOC127095469 gene encoding allene oxide cyclase, chloroplastic: MATSTNVLSSFINPTAIATTPKSFLTPPSSFTPFTSSNSSLTKSLKMNVVPKKSFTCKSQVSENVNTKNAQELFVYELSERDRGSPAYLRLSNKSVNTLGDLVPFSNKLYTGDLQKCIGITTGICILIQYNEERKGDRYEAIYRLHFGNYGHLAVQGPYLTYEDIIH, from the exons ATGGCCACTTCAACCAACGTTTTGAGTTCCTTCATTAACCCTACTGCTATCGCCACCACCCCAAAATCGTTTCTAACACCCCCATCTTCTTTCACACCTTTCACTTCATCAAACTCATCTCTCACAAAGAGCCTCAAGATGAACGTAGTTCCTAAGAAATCCTTTACTTGCAAAAGTCAAGTTAGCGAGAACGTCAACACTA AAAATGCTCAAGAATTGTTCGTGTATGAACTCAGTGAGAGAGACCGTGGAAGCCCTGCTTATTTGAGATTAAGCAACAAGAGTGTTAACACTCTTGGTGATTTAGTTCCTTTCAGCAACAAA TTGTATACCGGTGACCTTCAAAAATGTATTGGAATAACAACTGGAATATGCATATTGATTCAATACAATGAAGAAAGGAAAGGTGATAGGTATGAAGCAATATACAGACTTCACTTTGGAAACTATGGTCACTTAGCAGTTCAAGGACCATACCTTACTTATGAAGACATAATTCACTGA